In Nicotiana tabacum cultivar K326 chromosome 19, ASM71507v2, whole genome shotgun sequence, one DNA window encodes the following:
- the LOC107801656 gene encoding AP2-like ethylene-responsive transcription factor PLT2: MGSMNSNNWLSFHLSPHLQTTESRSLGLVTETIDNPFQNQEWNFGETQGGNEVPKVADFLGVSKSGHESELVSYNEIQANDNSDYLFPNTNLMPMQNVTYDLQENACNMQSLTLSMGSGKSSTSETCASPSANATAGASSTSGENSNTSIVEAAPRRTSDTFGQRTSIYRGVTRHRWTGRYEAHLWDNSCRREGQSRKGRQVYLGGYDKEEKAARSYDLAALKYWGTSTTTNFPINNYEKEVEEMKHMTRQESIASIRRKSTGFSRGASMYRGVTRHHQHGRWQARIGRVAGNKDLYLGTFGTEEEAAEAYDVAAIKFRGLCAVTNFEMNRYDVKAILESNTLPVGGGAAKRLKEAQAFESSRKRDQETISLNSSTTFHQYESSNNSGVAFQTYPLMQQPLLITLQNQDFSSQFHQGYIQTQLQLHHQQSHQMYNDYLQSNNPVFLHGLMNNMGSSSSVIDNNGGSSSGSYSTGGYLDNTAGIGMTSNSPSGGGSAHEEIAMVKVDYDMPYTGWSGESSVQESNPGGFNMWND; encoded by the exons ATGGGCTCCATGAATTCAAACAACTGGCTATCTTTCCATCTTTCTCCACATCTACAAACAACTGAGTCTCGTTCTTTAGGGTTAGTAACTGAAACCATTGACAACCCTTTCCAAAACCAAG AGTGGAATTTTGGTGAAACTCAAGGAGGCAATGAAGTACCAAAGGTTGCTGACTTTCTTGGAGTCAGCAAATCGGGACACGAATCTGAATTAGTTTCTTACAACGAAATCCAAGCCAATGATAATTCGGATTATCTCTTCCCTAACACAAACCTAATGCCAATGCAAAATGTCACTTATGACCTTCAGGAAAATGCTTGTAATATGCAATCTTTGACATTGTCAATGGGAAGTGGTAAGAGCTCAACAAGTGAAACTTGTGCTAGCCCAAGTGCCAATGCCACTGCAGGAGCTAGTAGTACTAGTGGTGAAAATAGTAATACTAGTATTGTGGAAGCTGCACCTAGAAGGACTTCAGATACTTTTGGACAAAGAACTTCAATTTATAGAGGTGTAACCAG GCATAGATGGACAGGAAGATATGAAGCACATTTATGGGATAATAGCTGTAGAAGGGAAGGACAGTCAAGGAAGGGTCGTCAAG TGTATTTGG GAGGGTACGATAAGGAGGAGAAAGCAGCAAGGTCCTATGATCTTGCTGCATTGAAATATTGGGGAACATCTACCACTACTAATTTTCCA ATTAACAACTATGAGAAAGAAGTGGAAGAGATGAAGCATATGACAAGGCAAGAATCTATTGCTTCTATAAGAAG GAAGAGTACTGGGTTCTCCAGGGGTGCATCCATGTATCGTGGTGTAACTAG GCATCATCAGCATGGAAGATGGCAAGCAAGGATAGGCAGAGTTGCTGGTAACAAAGATCTCTACTTGGGAACTTTCG GTACTGAGGAGGAAGCTGCAGAAGCATATGACGTAGCTGCAATAAAGTTCAGAGGCTTATGTGCAGTCACAAATTTCGAGATGAATCGTTATGATGTGAAAGCCATTCTTGAAAGCAACACACTCCCTGTTGGTGGTGGAGCTGCTAAAAGGCTTAAAGAAGCACAAGCCTTTGAATCCTCTAGAAAACGTGATCAAGAAACGATATCCTTAAACTCAAGTACTACTTTTCATCAATATGAAAGCTCAAATAATTCTGGAGTTGCTTTTCAAACTTACCCTTTAATGCAGCAACCCTTATTGATTACTCTCCAAAATCAAGATTTTAGTTCACAGTTTCACCAAGGTTATATTCAAACACAGTTGCAACTCCACCACCAACAATCTCACCAAATGTATAACGATTATCTTCAGAGTAATAATCCAGTTTTCTTGCATGGGTTGATGAACAATATGGGATCTTCATCATCTGTGATAGATAACAATGGAGGAAGTTCAAGTGGGAGTTATAGTACTGGTGGATATCTTGATAATACTGCTGGAATTGGGATGACTTCAAATTCCCCTTCAGGTGGAGGCTCTGCTCATGAGGAGATTGCAATGGTTAAAGTTGATTATGATATGCCTTACACTGGTTGGTCAGGAGAGTCATCAGTTCAAGAATCAAATCCTGGAGGTTTTAATATGTGGAATGATTGA